The proteins below come from a single Acinonyx jubatus isolate Ajub_Pintada_27869175 chromosome A1, VMU_Ajub_asm_v1.0, whole genome shotgun sequence genomic window:
- the LOC128314689 gene encoding olfactory receptor 6M1-like, with translation MSGGSVNIMDHRNKTRVMEFILLGFQNEKEVEILLFSAFLLMYMTSLIGNTMIILLVCGDYRLHSPMYFFVANLSFLEVAITSTVVPKMLANIFSLTKAISFIGCLTQSFFYFFLGSTESFILVVMSFDRYIAICNPLRYAIIMNKQTCILLLLGSYLGAFLSILAPSILTAPLPFCGPNIINHFFCDSGPVLKLVCADTALAELADFISSAVLLLGSLLFTGVSYMYIIITILRIPSVQGRQKAFSTCVSHITVVTLYYGSSIFIYVHPQKGDVMDLNKFATVLNTIVTPMLNPFIYSLRNEKVKESLRDAFSKYVGMLTNSRSLKPQK, from the coding sequence atgtcAGGTGGAAGTGTCAACATTATGGACCACAGAAACAAGACCAGAGTCATGGAGTTTATTCTTCTGGGGTTTCAGAATGAAAAGGAAGtagaaattcttcttttttctgcatTCTTGCTCATGTATATGACGTCTCTGATTGGCAATACCATGATCATCCTTTTGGTGTGTGGTGACTACCGTCTGCATTCACCCATGTATTTCTTTGTAGCCAATCTTTCCTTCCTTGAAGTTGCCATCACCTCCACAGTGGTGCCTAAGATGCTGGCAAACATATTTTCCCTCACCAAGGCAATATCCTTCATAGGATGTCTCACACAgtctttcttctacttcttcttgGGATCCACGGAATCCTTCATCCTGGTCGTCATGTCATTTGATCGATACATTGCCATCTGCAACCCATTGAGGTATGCCATCATCATGAACAAACAGACATGCATATTGTTGCTTCTGGGATCCTATTTAGGTGCATTTTTGTCAATTTTAGCACCATCAATCTTAACTGCTCCTCTGCCCTTTTGTGGACCAAATATTATCAATCACTTCTTCTGTGACAGTGGCCCTGTGCTAAAGCTGGTCTGTGCAGATACCGCTCTGGCTGAGCTGGCTGACTTTATCTCCTCTGCTGTGTTGCTCTTGGGCTCCTTGCTCTTCACAGGAGTGTCTTACATgtacattattattactatcctTAGAATTCCTTCTGTCCAGGGACGGCAGAAAGCTTTCTCCACTTGTGTTTCACACATCACTGTTGTGACACTTTATTATGGAAGCTCCATCTTTATTTACGTCCACCCACAAAAGGGTGATGTGATGGATCTTAACAAATTTGCCACAGTGCTGAACACCATTGTAACACCGATGTTGAACCCTTTCATCTATAGTCTTCGAAATGAGAAAGTCAAAGAATCCCTGAGAGATGCTTTCAGTAAATACGTAGGCATGTTAACAAATTCAAGAtctttaaaaccacaaaaataa
- the LOC128314699 gene encoding olfactory receptor 6M1-like has translation MERRNWTLVTEIILVGIPTTRALGGLLFFIFSLAYLVTVLGNSLIIMLILMDYRLHSPMYFFLSNLSFSEVLTTTCAVPKMLAGFLSDRKSISFGGCFTQSYFYFLSGCTEFILFAVMSYDRYVAICSPLQYPAIMTSSLCVRLVILSWVGGFLLILPSTALKVGLPYCGPNVIDHFFSDSAPLLHLACADIHIIELLDFLSSLVLLISSLSLTVVSYVYVISTILKIPSGQGQRKAFATCASHFTVVSMGYGISIFVYVHLSQKSSLRLNKILFILSSVLTPLLNPFIFGLRNETMKDALKDSLAKGWNFLKGMRSK, from the coding sequence atgGAAAGAAGGAATTGGACATTGGTGACTGAGATTATTCTTGTGGGGATACCAACCACCAGAGCTCTTGGGGGTctcctgttctttattttttcattggctTACTTGGTGACAGTCCTTGGAAACAGCCTAATCATTATGCTGATTCTCATGGATTATAGGCTTCACTCacccatgtatttcttcctcagCAATCTCTCTTTCAGTGAAGTATTAACCACAACCTGTGCTGTTCCCAAGATGCTGGCAGGCTTCCTGTCAGACAGAAAGAGCATATCCTTTGGTGGATGCTTCACCCAGTCTTATTTCTACTTCCTCTCTGGATGTACTGAGTTTATCCTTTTTGCAGTCATGTCCTATGATCGTTATGTGGCCATTTGCAGCCCCCTTCAGTACCCAGCAATTATGACCAGCTCACTGTGTGTGCGTCTTGTTATCCTCTCCTGGGTGGGTGGTTTTCTCCTCATTCTCCCGTCCACTGCCCTTAAGGTGGGGCTGCCATACTGTGGCCCCAATGTGATTGATCACTTTTTCAGTGACAgtgcccccctcctccacttggcCTGTGCTGACATCCACATCATTGAGCTGTTAGACTTCCTCAGCTCCCTTGTCCTGCTCATCAGCTCCCTCTCACTCACTGTGGTCTCCTATGTTTATGTCATCTCCACCATTCTGAAGATACCCTCAGGTCAAGGTCAACGCAAAGCCTTTGCTACATGTGCCTCTCACTTCACTGTGGTCTCCATGGGCTATGGGATCTCCATTTTTGTGTATGTCCACCTCTCCCAGAAGAGCAGCTTACGTCTCAACAAGATCCTCTTTATCCTCTCTAGTGTTCTCACACCCCTCCTGAATCCCTTCATCTTCGGTCTACGGAATGAAACCATGAAAGATGCTCTGAAGGACAGCTTGGCCAAGGGCTGGAACTTCCTCAAGGGGATGAGGTCCAAGTGA